From a region of the Watersipora subatra unplaced genomic scaffold, tzWatSuba1.1 SCAFFOLD_158, whole genome shotgun sequence genome:
- the LOC137410122 gene encoding uncharacterized protein — MDIRNLYGEGNTSWLRQDVKRSGIKGYSKMSKAELAYRAGDRSKVIGKTSKGIPIVVDGTYKKPHPDDALRNVRNLYGDSTSSQRREEAKWMGFGNTAKLRKAELKDIVDGKKRLTVDDLSMKDLKSLARARDITVGPRMKKADLVDALRGVDRAPRVEIRTTFVDEVTNKSTIDVSSYQSAKIDFVWNHAKPVIIGRINDAFNRTKKLCVSAEVAFSHLERGTIITRFWGTPREGAVPILASTNLDEELNRQLANIIRKIDEFTNNGSGWILERVSRFYLEIYRWKPLRGGTYKPTPKALANKNAIINVNNGGAKTMAVIKRIAKSMDIPFTTKTEKSALVKKIKEIDPEALDDNKCFLWAILSCLYPSSDHVDRLSNYTPYQNSLYTKMLKYPVTIDQIQKFANKNKLVINVFEWKDGGMEIVHTDDRLYTDSAKGLPEVNLILYKNHYMWIKSMSALMYAQTEHNESKYTCLRCLHHSTCERTFKDHIKGCLATHDGTCVIKMPKPGSVMKFKNIKNMEKVPYTVYADFESIIDKNTKVHTACGYGVNLVNSLGKSLRFETYRGEDCMERFFAELDGIKEVIDSIPIAKIIITPEQEQEFKTATECYMCGREATEEEDWLVRDHDHVSGSYRGPAHNSCNLKHRQTKKINVIFHNLKGYDSHLIVKAYEGYKGVDVIANTDEKYMSMRIDRFKFIDSMQHLNSSLTELVEGLDDLPHLKQEFPEHYGLLARKGVYPYEYMDSHERFEEKQLPKIIHFSSSLDNHGGLQPGDYLHAIKVWRELGCRNLGDYHDLYLTSDVLLLMDVFESYREIAMKNYGLDPCHYISAPSFSLDACLKITKQELELITDVDMYNLFERGIRGGMSTCGGLRYAKANNPYVKDYDPSKPTTYIMYLDANSLYPSTMLKKLPTGGFEWIEDGKLPDVSEDEGYVAEVDFEYSTELHDEHNDYPFAPESTKPDQWSEYMRSVGDVKLAEPCYAKVPKLVPNLRDKCNYVVHHKTLEYYIKKGLRVIKVHRALKFKESAWMECYIQLNTQLRKEAKTDFGKAFFKLMMNALFGKMMEDVRKRIEVELTTNTKRQQKLINRPRFKCKKEFNDELSAVSMNKTTVTLNKPIYVGQAILDLSKMHMYDFFYDVIRKQYPNARMMYTDTDSLVLLIETEDFYKKMPLHLYDTSNYPKDHSCYSDKNKKVPGLMKDEGGGKAISEFVALRAKSHCVEGEGWGLTKCKGVKKCITENLKFDTYKQCLDSGVPAPNATMTTLQSKLHEIKNWTFSKKTLSAFDDKRYYLDSINSLAHGHYRINDINNATLLE; from the coding sequence ATGGATATTAGAAACCTCTACGGAGAGGGGAATACGAGCTGGCTTCGACAGGATGTCAAGCGAAGCGGTATTAAAGGATACAGCAAAATGAGCAAAGCGGAGCTAGCGTATCGTGCTGGCGATCGATCCAAAGTGATTGGTAAAACTAGCAAGGGTATACCAATAGTGGTAGACGGTACTTACAAAAAGCCACACCCGGATGATGCTCTCCGCAATGTGAGAAACCTGTACGGAGACTCTACCTCCAGTCAGAGGAGGGAGGAGGCGAAGTGGATGGGGTTTGGGAATACAGCGAAGCTGAGAAAAGCCGAGTTAAAGGATATTGTCGATGGCAAGAAACGTCTTACAGTGGATGACTTGAGTATGAAAGATCTAAAATCTTTAGCTCGAGCCAGAGATATAACAGTTGGGCCGCGTATGAAAAAAGCGGACTTGGTGGACGCATTGAGAGGTGTTGACAGAGCGCCACGGGTGGAGATAAGAACCACTTTTGTAGACGAGGTCACCAACAAATCTACTATAGATGTATCCAGTTATCAATCAGCCAAAATAGACTTTGTATGGAATCACGCCAAACCCGTCATTATAGGTAGGATTAATGATGCGTTTAACCGAACTAAAAAACTTTGCGTAAGTGCTGAAGTTGCATTCTCCCATCTGGAGCGTGGTACTATAATCACTCGATTCTGGGGTACCCCTAGAGAAGGCGCCGTACCAATCTTAGCATCAACCAATCTGGATGAAGAATTAAACAGACAGCTAGCGAATATAATCAGAAAAATTGATGAATTTACGAACAACGGTTCGGGGTGGATTTTGGAGCGAGTATCTAGATTTTATTTGGAAATTTATCGGTGGAAACCTCTAAGAGGTGGAACGTACAAACCAACCCCTAAAGCTTTAGCGAACAAAAATGCCATCATAAACGTCAACAATGGAGGTGCCAAAACAATGGCAGTGATAAAACGGATTGCAAAATCTATGGACATTCCTTTTACTACCAAAACCGAGAAATCAGCgttagttaaaaaaataaaagaaatagatCCAGAGGCTTTGGATGATAACAAGTGCTTCTTGTGGGCGATACTCTCATGCCTATACCCATCATCGGATCACGTAGACAGGTTATCAAATTACACGCCATATCAAAACAGCTTGTATACCAAAATGTTAAAGTACCCGGTCACCATAGACCAGATTCAAAAGTTTGCTAACAAGAACAAACTTGTGATTAATGTGTTTGAGTGGAAAGATGGTGGAATGGAGATTGTTCACACGGATGACCGGTTGTATACAGATAGTGCAAAAGGTCTCCCAGAGGTGAATTTAATTCTTTATAAAAATCACTACATGTGGATCAAGAGTATGTCAGCGCTAATGTATGCCCAGACAGAGCACAACGAGTCTAAGTATACCTGCCTACGATGTCTCCACCACTCAACGTGCGAGAGAACATTTAAGGACCACATCAAAGGGTGCCTAGCCACTCACGATGGTACTTGCGTCATCAAGATGCCCAAACCTGGCTCGGTCATGAAGTTtaagaacattaaaaatatggaaaaggtGCCTTACACCGTCTACGCGGACTTTGAGTCTATTATAGACAAAAATACCAAAGTTCATACAGCGTGTGGCTACGGCGTAAACCTGGTGAACAGCTTAGGAAAGTCATTGAGGTTTGAGACTTACAGGGGTGAGGATTGCATGGAGAGATTCTTTGCAGAGCTGGATGGAATAAAAGAGGTGATAGATAGCATTCCAATCGCGAAAATAATAATCACTCCGGAGCAAGAGCAAGAATTTAAAACTGCGACAGAGTGCTACATGTGTGGGCGCGAGGCTACGGAAGAAGAAGATTGGCTAGTTAGAGATCATGATCATGTCTCTGGGTCGTACAGAGGCCCCGCGCATAATAGCTGCAATCTCAAGCACAGACAGACAAAAAAGATTAACGTGATATTTCACAACCTCAAGGGGTATGACTCTCATTTAATTGTCAAGGCTTACGAGGGGTACAAGGGCGTCGATGTTATAGCGAACACGGATGAAAAGTACATGTCAATGAGAATAGATCGCTTTAAGTTTATCGACAGCATGCAACACCTCAACAGTTCACTGACCGAACTGGTGGAAGGACTAGACGATCTCCCACACTTGAAACAGGAGTTTCCGGAACACTATGGCTTGTTGGCGAGAAAGGGCGTGTATCCGTATGAGTATATGGATTCTCATGAGCGATTTGAAGAAAAGCAACTTCCAAAGATTATACACTTTAGCTCATCGCTAGACAATCATGGCGGCTTGCAGCCAGGTGACTACCTGCATGCTATAAAAGTGTGGAGAGAGCTTGGATGTAGAAATTTGGGTGACTACCATGACCTATATCTAACGAGCGATGTGCTACTCTTGATGGATGTCTTTGAGAGTTATAGAGAAATAGCCATGAAAAATTATGGCCTCGATCCATGCCATTACATCTCTGCACCCTCATTTTCATTGGATGCTTGCTTAAAAATAACGAAGCAAGAACTGGAGCTCATCACTGATGTAGAtatgtataatttatttgaGAGAGGCATAAGAGGTGGCATGTCTACCTGCGGTGGTTTGCGGTATGCCAAGGCAAACAATCCATATGTAAAGGACTATGATCCGAGTAAGCCAACTACCTACATTATGTACTTGGATGCCAACAGTCTGTACCCTTCGACAATGTTGAAAAAACTACCGACTGGTGGTTTTGAGTGGATAGAAGATGGCAAACTGCCCGATGTTAGCGAGGATGAAGGGTATGTCGCGGAAGTGGATTTTGAGTATTCAACCGAGTTGCATGATGAGCACAACGATTATCCATTCGCACCCGAGTCAACAAAACCCGATCAATGGTCGGAATATATGCGATCCGTTGGTGATGTGAAGCTCGCAGAGCCTTGCTATGCAAAAGTGCCCAAGCTAGTGCCCAATCTTAGAGATAAGTGCAATTACGTTGTACATCACAAAACTCTGGAGTATTATATCAAAAAAGGTCTGCGTGTGATCAAAGTGCACCGCGCTCTCAAGTTTAAAGAGAGCGCTTGGATGGAATGCTACATACAACTCAATACTCAACTTCGAAAGGAGGCTAAGACAGATTTTGGTAAAGCTTTTTTCAAGCTTATGATGAATGCGCTATTTGGCAAGATGATGGAGGATGTTCGCAAACGGATCGAGGTTGAACTGACTACTAACACGAAACGTCAACAGAAGCTCATCAACAGACCACGGTTCAAGTGTAAGAAAGAGTTTAATGATGAACTGTCAGCCGTGTCAATGAACAAAACGACGGTAACATTAAACAAGCCAATCTACGTTGGTCAAGCCATCTTGGATCTATCAAAGATGCACATGTACGATTTCTTTTATGATGTCATCAGAAAGCAGTATCCCAATGCCCGAATGATGTACACTGACACGGACAGTCTTGTGCTCCTGATCGAGACTgaagatttttataaaaagatGCCACTACACCTGTACGACACGAGCAATTACCCAAAAGATCACTCATGCTATagtgacaaaaacaaaaaggtgCCAGGCCTCATGAAAGATGAGGGTGGTGGTAAGGCGATATCAGAGTTTGTGGCTTTGCGAGCCAAGTCACACTGCGTAGAGGGTGAGGGTTGGGGACTGACAAAATGCAAAGGAGTGAAAAAGTGTATAACCGAAAACCTAAAGTTTGATACCTACAAACAATGCCTGGATAGTGGAGTTCCGGCTCCGAATGCCACCATGACGACACTCCAGTCCAAACTACACGAGATAAAAAATTGGACTTTTAGCAAAAAGACTCTGTCGGCCTTTGACGACAAACGCTATTACCTAGATTCAATAAATAGCTTGGCACACGGACATTACAGAATAAATGACATTAACAATGCCACACTTCTTGAATAG